In Candidatus Thermoplasmatota archaeon, the genomic stretch GCCGGTGGCTGGATTCGTCGTGCGGTTCAGCCACACGTCGGGGCATTCTGCGGTGGGTCGGGCCGTGAAGACTGCAGCTTCGACGCAATTGCGCTGACCTTCGAGCGCCAGCATGGGCCGGTTGCCTTCCCCCGCCTCAACATGGACGTCCGTCTGCTCCGCGACCCCCGAAGAAGCGACAAGGAGCAGGAACACGATCGCAGCCGCTCCGGCGCGTGGACCTCCCATGCGGATGAGCACCGCGGGCCGCATGAAAAGGCTTGTCACGCGGCGTCGCCCTTTCACGCGAGCGGATGTCCGCGGGCCGTCGCTCACACCTGGACCGCGCGCCGCTTCGCGCGGAAGAGCTCCTCCTCGGGCGTGAACGTCACGTACGCCTTGTACGCGTAAAGGGGCGCGCTCGCGAAGATGGACGCGTAGTAGAGGACCCAGAAGAGGAGGAGCAGCCGCGTCGTGTGGAGCGTGCCGTCGAGCGTCGCGAGGAGGACCGTCTTGGTCCCGACCGCGAGGGCGACGACGAGGAGGAGCGAAGCGGAGGCGCTTTCGAAGCGCGTGAGGCCCACGGCGCGGACGAAAGCCTCTCGTCGGCCGATGCGGCGGTCGAGCGACTTCGGGGTGCGGATGAACGGGAGCTTGTAGCCGACGAGGGCCTTCATCGCCGCGAACGTGTTGTTGAACTTGATCGCGAACCACATCGCCATGACGCGGAACGTGCCGAGGAACGGCAGGTGCATGCTGCGGCGCAGCGCCATGTGGAGGCGCGTGACGCCGTCGAGGAGGAGGAAGAACGGCACGAGACCCACGAGCCAGATCTCGCGGTGGTGGTACGTGACGACGGGGAGGCCGATCGCGTCGCCGAGGCCGAGGATCGCGACGATCGCGGCGATCGCCATGATGTAGAGGCCGTCGAACCAGTGGACGGACCCGACGAGGAAGTCGAACTTTTGCCTGAGCGAGAGGCCGGAGAAGAGGAAGTCCTTGCCGTGGCCCTGGAGGATGCGGACGCCGCCGAAGGCCCAGCGGTAGTGCTGCTTCTTGTACGCCTCGAAGGTCGCGGGGATGAGGCCGCGGCCGTACGTCTTCGGGACGTAGAGCGACTCGTAGCCGCGCTCGAGGATGCGCACGGAGAGCTCGGAGTCCTCGCAGATGTACTGCTCGCCCCATCCGCCGACGTCGATGAGCGCGCTCTTGCGGAGAAGTCCCATGGTTCCGCAGAAGATGATCGTGTTCTCCTCGTTCCTCGAGGGGAGGATGGCGCGGTAGAAGTACGCGTCCGCGTAGTAGTACTGCTCCGTGAGGAACGACTGGTGCATGTTCCGGTAATCCTGCGGCGTCTGGACGAAGCCCAGGTTCGGGTTGATGAAGTAGCCCACCGTCTCTCGCAGGTACTCCGGCTCGATCTGGTAGTCCGCGTCGATGACCGCGATGAGGTCGACGTCCTCGGGCGTCGCCTTGAGGCCCGCGTTCAGCGCGCCCGCCTTGTAGCCGCTGCGGTCCGTGCGGTGCAGGTAGACGAGGCCGTGCTCGCGCGCGAAGGCCTCGATGGGCGCGCGGCTTGCCGCTTCGGTCGAATCGTCGAGCACCATGATGACGACGCGGTCGCGCGGATAGTCGACGGCCATGAGCGAGCGCAGGGTGTC encodes the following:
- a CDS encoding glycosyltransferase, which produces MRRAAGPGPVATVLLLALGLAIGAVVAAALFAGYALVMRPNASLAASFWPPKLLHVPFAAVGVFIGLGLVSEAAHLAGPRRIFRLASGGLLGAIAGLVTYAVGYVTANYPGVPDSPYYLLYYVEAVYSFNLVEVFCVGLGALVGVLMVRSSWKFYGVLTYIALVSVVAGYVAYAVMVTLPSVPQEAIALSMALVVVETLSLTMVVVYAFYALDIFVRKRWKRSPEKVPFSRYYLPKVAFHVTTFNEPAEMVRDTLRSLMAVDYPRDRVVIMVLDDSTEAASRAPIEAFAREHGLVYLHRTDRSGYKAGALNAGLKATPEDVDLIAVIDADYQIEPEYLRETVGYFINPNLGFVQTPQDYRNMHQSFLTEQYYYADAYFYRAILPSRNEENTIIFCGTMGLLRKSALIDVGGWGEQYICEDSELSVRILERGYESLYVPKTYGRGLIPATFEAYKKQHYRWAFGGVRILQGHGKDFLFSGLSLRQKFDFLVGSVHWFDGLYIMAIAAIVAILGLGDAIGLPVVTYHHREIWLVGLVPFFLLLDGVTRLHMALRRSMHLPFLGTFRVMAMWFAIKFNNTFAAMKALVGYKLPFIRTPKSLDRRIGRREAFVRAVGLTRFESASASLLLVVALAVGTKTVLLATLDGTLHTTRLLLLFWVLYYASIFASAPLYAYKAYVTFTPEEELFRAKRRAVQV